The following coding sequences lie in one Arthrobacter sp. PGP41 genomic window:
- a CDS encoding 4-hydroxybenzoate 3-monooxygenase, producing the protein MATRKTITTQVAIMGSGPAGLMLSHLLAKSGIDSTVIEVRSHKDISETVRAGILEHGTVNMLVDSGVSDRVLRDGDRHDGIELRFNGESHRVDFKDLVGESVWLYPQTDVFLDLAARRKADGGDVRYGVTDTSVHDLEGKPKVWFTDAGGAEFEIQADFVVGADGSRSHCRFQIPEAHRKWYFHEYPFAWFGILAEAPRSSDELIYANSANGFALISQRTETVQRMYFQCDPKENVADWDDDRIWAEFRSRVNGNGFELKEGPVIEKMVLPFRSFVHTPMRHGNLFLAGDAAHTVPPTGAKGLNLAIHDVKVLFEGFDSHYNSGSGRLLETYSDRALERVWKAQQFSYWMTTMLHTPTDADDFSRARQLGELSSVVSSRHGLAYLAEAYTGWPGAL; encoded by the coding sequence ATGGCAACACGTAAAACCATCACTACCCAAGTGGCCATCATGGGATCCGGACCCGCCGGTCTCATGCTCTCCCACCTACTGGCCAAATCGGGCATCGACTCCACCGTGATCGAAGTCCGCAGCCACAAAGACATCTCCGAAACGGTGCGCGCAGGCATCCTCGAACACGGCACGGTCAACATGCTCGTGGACAGCGGAGTTTCGGACCGTGTCCTCCGTGACGGCGACCGCCACGACGGCATCGAACTGCGCTTCAACGGGGAAAGCCACCGCGTGGACTTCAAGGACCTCGTGGGGGAGTCTGTCTGGCTGTATCCCCAGACGGACGTCTTCCTGGACCTCGCCGCCCGCAGGAAGGCCGACGGTGGCGACGTCCGCTACGGCGTCACGGACACCAGCGTGCATGACCTGGAAGGAAAGCCGAAGGTCTGGTTCACCGACGCCGGGGGCGCGGAGTTCGAGATCCAGGCCGACTTCGTGGTGGGTGCGGACGGCTCCCGCAGCCACTGCCGGTTCCAGATCCCCGAGGCGCACCGCAAGTGGTACTTCCACGAATACCCGTTTGCCTGGTTCGGCATCCTTGCCGAAGCCCCGCGCAGTTCCGATGAACTGATCTACGCCAACTCCGCCAACGGCTTCGCCCTGATCAGCCAGCGCACCGAGACCGTCCAGCGGATGTACTTCCAGTGCGACCCGAAGGAGAACGTGGCCGACTGGGATGACGACCGGATCTGGGCCGAGTTCCGCAGCCGGGTAAACGGCAACGGTTTCGAACTCAAGGAAGGCCCGGTCATCGAAAAGATGGTGCTGCCGTTCCGCAGCTTCGTCCACACCCCCATGCGCCACGGCAACCTCTTCCTGGCAGGCGACGCAGCGCACACCGTTCCGCCCACCGGTGCCAAGGGCCTGAACCTCGCGATCCATGACGTCAAGGTGCTCTTCGAAGGATTCGACAGCCACTACAACTCCGGGTCCGGCCGACTGCTGGAGACGTACAGCGACCGCGCCCTGGAACGGGTATGGAAGGCCCAGCAGTTCTCTTACTGGATGACCACCATGCTGCACACCCCCACCGACGCAGACGATTTTTCCCGCGCCCGCCAGCTCGGGGAACTCAGCTCCGTGGTCTCCTCCCGGCATGGACTAGCCTACCTGGCAGAGGCCTACACCGGCTGGCCGGGCGCCTTGTAA
- a CDS encoding FhaA domain-containing protein encodes MGLLDKVERGIEKAVRGVFSTGSRAQVEPVEIASRLRREVDHKALTVAAGRTLAPNVFDVQLNDDDFKRAQEWGTPLAEELCDVVINHVRSQGYTLQGSVRISFRRDAELRAGDFEILSSTEKSKGASAGQPQRPNVPVAPSRQPARLQPVLDIDGQRYSLNAPSIVLGRSSEADIHVEDTGVSRRHLEIRTANGVTSAVDMGSTNGSYVNGQKVSGSTELTDGSTITMGRTKIIFRLLPASTGGRP; translated from the coding sequence ATGGGTCTGCTGGACAAGGTTGAACGCGGCATTGAAAAGGCTGTCCGGGGCGTCTTCTCCACCGGCTCTCGCGCCCAGGTCGAACCCGTGGAGATCGCCAGCAGGCTGCGCCGCGAAGTGGACCACAAGGCCCTGACTGTGGCGGCCGGCCGGACACTCGCCCCAAACGTTTTCGACGTGCAGCTCAACGATGACGACTTCAAACGGGCCCAGGAATGGGGCACCCCGCTGGCCGAAGAACTCTGCGACGTTGTCATCAACCACGTCCGCAGCCAGGGCTACACCCTTCAGGGCTCAGTACGGATTTCCTTCCGCCGGGACGCCGAGCTGCGTGCCGGCGACTTCGAGATCCTCTCCTCAACCGAGAAATCGAAGGGCGCATCCGCAGGCCAGCCACAACGCCCCAACGTGCCGGTGGCCCCCAGCCGGCAGCCGGCACGGCTTCAGCCCGTACTGGATATCGACGGCCAGCGTTACTCCCTGAACGCTCCATCCATCGTCCTTGGCAGGTCGTCCGAAGCCGACATCCATGTCGAAGACACAGGCGTTTCCCGCCGCCACCTGGAAATCCGCACGGCCAACGGGGTGACCAGCGCTGTGGACATGGGTTCCACCAATGGCAGCTACGTCAACGGACAGAAGGTATCGGGGAGCACCGAACTCACTGACGGCTCCACCATCACTATGGGACGGACAAAAATCATCTTCCGCCTTTTGCCTGCCAGCACTGGTGGCCGCCCATGA
- a CDS encoding FadR/GntR family transcriptional regulator gives MTRNLTADLAADLRNRIVDGVIQPGEKLPSENTLINDYGVSRTVVRAALTRLQAEGLVETERGRGSFALIPPSDGPQAAPGARPVATMEDRLHLLEFRMGVETEAAALAARNHTERQLRAVTAALEEFTASAGHPAHAMKSDFEFHRAVAAASGNPYYSDCLAALGQTMIAMPRTRLMTGVEHYARDHFDQVVQEHRSISEAIADGDEAAAAAAMRSHLANSRRRFKASARP, from the coding sequence ATGACCCGGAACCTCACCGCGGACCTCGCCGCTGACCTTCGCAACCGCATCGTCGACGGCGTCATCCAGCCGGGTGAAAAGCTCCCCAGCGAGAACACCCTCATCAACGACTACGGCGTCAGCCGGACCGTTGTCCGCGCTGCGCTGACCCGGCTCCAAGCAGAGGGACTTGTTGAGACCGAACGCGGGCGGGGCAGCTTCGCCCTCATCCCGCCGTCGGACGGGCCCCAGGCAGCACCCGGGGCCCGTCCCGTGGCCACCATGGAGGACCGGCTCCACCTGCTGGAGTTCCGCATGGGCGTGGAAACCGAGGCCGCAGCGCTGGCCGCACGTAACCACACCGAGCGGCAACTGCGCGCCGTCACCGCGGCCCTCGAAGAGTTCACCGCCAGCGCGGGGCATCCCGCCCACGCCATGAAGTCGGACTTCGAGTTCCACCGCGCCGTTGCCGCCGCCTCCGGCAACCCCTACTACTCCGACTGCCTGGCGGCCCTGGGCCAAACGATGATCGCGATGCCGCGCACCCGCCTCATGACCGGCGTCGAGCACTACGCCCGCGACCACTTCGACCAGGTGGTCCAGGAACACCGCTCCATCTCGGAGGCCATCGCGGACGGTGACGAGGCTGCCGCAGCGGCTGCCATGCGCAGCCACCTGGCCAACTCACGACGCCGGTTCAAGGCTTCCGCGCGGCCGTAA
- a CDS encoding L-talarate/galactarate dehydratase: MSSVDLIRHVKLSTARLPLAVPISDAKVFTGRQKPMTEVVFLFAEITTEMGHTGVGFSYSKRAGGPAQYAHAKEVAEGAIGEDPNDIAKIYTKLLWAGASVGRSGVATQALAAIDIALYDLKAKRAGLPLAKFLGSHRDSVQTYNTSGGFLNATLEEVKARATQSIEEGIGGIKIKVGLPDSKEDLRRVAGIREHVGWDVPLMVDANQQWDRATALRMGRQLEDFNLIWIEEPLDAYDFEGHAHLANVLDTPIATGEMLASVAEHKGLINANGCDIIQPDAPRVGGITQFLRLAALADERGLGLAPHFAMEIHLHLAAAYPREPWVEHFDWLDPLFNERLETKDGRMIVPDRPGLGVTLSDQARTWSTESAEFGA, from the coding sequence ATGAGTTCCGTCGACCTGATCCGGCACGTCAAACTGTCCACCGCCCGCCTGCCCCTCGCTGTCCCCATCAGCGATGCCAAGGTCTTCACGGGCAGGCAGAAGCCCATGACCGAGGTGGTCTTCCTCTTCGCGGAAATTACCACGGAGATGGGGCACACCGGCGTCGGATTCAGCTACTCCAAGCGGGCCGGCGGGCCGGCGCAGTACGCACACGCCAAGGAAGTGGCCGAGGGCGCCATCGGCGAGGACCCCAACGACATTGCGAAGATCTACACCAAGCTGCTGTGGGCCGGAGCGTCAGTGGGCCGCTCGGGCGTCGCCACCCAGGCACTGGCCGCGATCGACATCGCCCTCTACGACCTCAAAGCCAAACGCGCTGGCCTGCCGCTGGCCAAGTTCCTCGGCTCACACCGTGACTCCGTCCAGACCTACAACACCTCGGGTGGCTTCCTCAACGCCACCCTCGAGGAAGTCAAGGCACGCGCCACCCAGTCCATCGAAGAAGGCATCGGCGGCATCAAGATCAAAGTGGGCCTCCCGGACAGCAAGGAGGACCTGCGCCGCGTCGCGGGCATCCGCGAGCACGTCGGCTGGGACGTCCCGCTGATGGTGGACGCCAACCAGCAGTGGGACCGGGCCACCGCCCTGCGGATGGGACGCCAGCTCGAGGACTTCAACCTCATCTGGATCGAAGAACCCCTGGACGCCTACGACTTCGAGGGCCACGCCCACCTGGCAAACGTCCTGGACACCCCCATCGCCACCGGTGAAATGCTGGCGTCTGTGGCCGAACACAAGGGCCTCATCAACGCCAACGGCTGCGACATCATCCAGCCGGATGCTCCCCGCGTCGGCGGCATCACCCAGTTCCTCCGCCTGGCAGCACTCGCAGACGAGCGCGGACTGGGCCTGGCACCGCATTTCGCCATGGAAATCCACCTCCACCTGGCCGCGGCCTACCCCCGCGAGCCCTGGGTGGAACACTTCGACTGGCTGGACCCGCTGTTCAATGAGCGGCTCGAAACCAAGGACGGCCGGATGATTGTCCCGGACCGCCCCGGCCTGGGCGTCACCCTCAGCGACCAGGCACGTACCTGGTCCACCGAGTCCGCGGAGTTCGGCGCGTAA
- a CDS encoding FHA domain-containing protein FhaB/FipA — protein sequence MSDLTITVLRFGFLLLLWVLIFSIVSAMRRDLMVGRKAAAGAPTQRQVRRNPELAEAPPQPAKQQAHQLVVVEGPLKGTTLPLAASPILLGRAQEATLVLEDDYASGRHARLFPQGSRWFIEDLGSTNGTYLADQQLTRALPVEPGVPVRIGKTVIELRP from the coding sequence ATGAGCGATCTCACTATCACCGTCCTGCGGTTCGGCTTCCTCCTGCTCCTCTGGGTGCTGATCTTCAGCATCGTTTCAGCGATGCGGCGGGACCTCATGGTGGGCCGGAAGGCAGCCGCCGGCGCCCCCACCCAACGCCAGGTCCGCAGGAACCCGGAGCTTGCTGAAGCCCCTCCGCAACCGGCGAAGCAGCAGGCGCACCAACTGGTCGTCGTCGAAGGACCGCTGAAGGGAACCACTCTTCCGCTGGCCGCCAGCCCCATCCTCCTGGGCCGCGCCCAGGAGGCCACCCTGGTCCTGGAGGACGACTACGCCTCCGGCCGCCACGCCAGGCTGTTCCCCCAAGGCAGCCGCTGGTTCATCGAGGACCTGGGGTCCACGAACGGAACCTACCTGGCGGACCAGCAACTTACCCGTGCCCTGCCGGTTGAGCCAGGGGTACCCGTGAGAATCGGCAAGACGGTCATCGAATTGAGGCCATAG
- a CDS encoding PP2C family protein-serine/threonine phosphatase, with protein MAVTQTPANGPRSAQRPLIMRYAARSDVGRIRSKNDDSAYVGRHLAVVADGMGGHAGGDVASAATVLDMIHLDRGDYDGDAGTVLADEIQTANSLLSELVHQNPKLAGMGTTVTALLLAGGKLYFAHIGDSRAYLLRDGEFKQVSVDHTFVQRLIDEGRLRPEEAESHPHKNVLMRVLGDVDASPELDLDTLDVRPGDRWLLCSDGLNYVAGHAVERTVRETKDLRECVETLVDLTLEAGSPDNVTVVMVEIVEETPDDVSTAAVEVVPSTAIAAAPAAGVEPSPEAAAGPKAPAEGTKAPGKNTSGTESPGKGAGAGNEPAASASPAAAGPSKDGHGTRSVEPGSTDPHLGEHLSAEVLRDELASRPHELVGAAAAAAESGSIPTIAGRTVARRAATLLTHRAEQPGTEADDSLVPLKPRRWITWAIAASVLVVLTAGLWLGYAWTQTRYYVGEYDSRVAIFNGVSQRLGPIGLSSLETVTEIRMDSLPQFSQQRVRQTVPANDLYDAQRIVKNLELTGTTSPEEGCPTASASPGASEAAPAPTDPAAPAPAPEATATPASPSPSPTVTCKAVP; from the coding sequence GTGGCCGTCACGCAAACCCCCGCCAACGGGCCCCGGTCCGCGCAGCGACCCCTCATCATGCGCTACGCCGCACGCTCCGACGTCGGCCGGATCCGTTCAAAGAACGACGACTCCGCCTACGTGGGACGGCACCTCGCCGTCGTCGCGGACGGCATGGGCGGCCACGCGGGCGGCGACGTAGCCTCCGCCGCCACCGTCCTGGACATGATCCACCTGGACCGCGGCGATTACGACGGCGACGCCGGCACCGTCCTCGCCGACGAAATCCAGACGGCCAATTCCCTGCTTTCCGAACTCGTGCACCAGAACCCCAAGCTGGCCGGGATGGGCACCACCGTCACTGCGCTCCTGCTGGCCGGGGGCAAGCTCTACTTCGCACATATCGGCGATTCCCGCGCCTACCTCCTGCGCGACGGCGAATTCAAGCAAGTCAGCGTGGACCACACCTTTGTCCAGCGCCTCATCGACGAAGGCCGGCTGCGGCCTGAGGAGGCCGAAAGCCACCCGCACAAAAACGTCCTGATGCGCGTCCTGGGCGATGTTGACGCCAGCCCGGAACTCGATCTCGACACCCTGGATGTCCGCCCCGGCGACCGCTGGCTGCTCTGCTCCGACGGGCTCAACTACGTTGCCGGCCACGCCGTGGAACGTACCGTCCGGGAGACCAAAGACCTCCGCGAATGCGTGGAAACCCTCGTGGACCTGACCCTCGAAGCCGGCTCCCCGGACAACGTCACAGTGGTCATGGTGGAAATCGTTGAGGAAACGCCCGACGACGTCAGCACAGCTGCCGTTGAAGTCGTCCCTTCCACAGCCATCGCCGCAGCCCCTGCCGCAGGAGTCGAACCGTCACCAGAGGCCGCCGCGGGGCCGAAGGCCCCGGCTGAGGGCACCAAAGCTCCCGGCAAGAACACGTCCGGCACCGAAAGCCCTGGCAAGGGCGCCGGCGCGGGCAATGAACCAGCGGCCAGCGCCAGTCCGGCCGCCGCCGGACCTTCCAAGGACGGCCATGGCACCCGGTCAGTGGAACCGGGCTCCACCGACCCGCACTTGGGCGAGCACCTGTCCGCTGAGGTCCTGCGGGATGAACTCGCCTCGCGCCCCCACGAACTCGTGGGTGCAGCTGCAGCGGCCGCAGAATCCGGATCCATTCCCACTATCGCCGGACGCACCGTGGCGCGGAGGGCAGCCACCCTCCTCACCCACCGGGCAGAACAGCCCGGCACCGAGGCTGATGACAGCCTCGTGCCGCTTAAACCGCGGCGCTGGATTACCTGGGCGATCGCCGCATCCGTGCTGGTGGTCCTGACCGCGGGCCTCTGGCTGGGGTATGCCTGGACCCAGACCCGCTACTACGTCGGCGAGTACGACTCCCGCGTCGCCATCTTCAACGGCGTCTCCCAGCGCCTCGGCCCCATTGGACTCTCCAGCCTAGAAACCGTTACAGAAATCCGGATGGATTCCCTGCCCCAGTTCTCGCAGCAGCGGGTGCGCCAGACCGTGCCTGCCAATGACCTCTACGATGCCCAGCGCATCGTGAAGAACCTCGAACTCACCGGGACCACCTCCCCAGAGGAAGGGTGTCCAACAGCTTCCGCGTCGCCCGGAGCATCCGAGGCGGCGCCAGCCCCCACGGACCCGGCCGCTCCTGCACCGGCCCCGGAGGCCACCGCCACTCCGGCAAGCCCGTCCCCCAGCCCCACCGTCACCTGCAAGGCCGTCCCATGA